In Amycolatopsis endophytica, the following are encoded in one genomic region:
- a CDS encoding purine-nucleoside phosphorylase — MTENDVAAAAAATIAERTGFAKHDIAVVLGSGWRPAADVIGEPEAEIPLGDLPGFETPTAVGHGGTVRSVDVDGKRALVLLGRTHLYEGKGVGRVVHNVRTAAAAGVKSVLLTNAAGGLREDYQVGQPVLICDHLNMTSTSPITGANFVDLVDLYSHRLRDLAREVDPGLTEGVYAGLPGPHFETPAEIRMLRTLGADLVGMSTVLEAIAARAAGVEVFGLSLVTNLAAGMTGEPLSHQEVLEAGRASAEKMGTLLRELVTRA, encoded by the coding sequence ATGACCGAAAATGACGTGGCGGCCGCTGCCGCGGCCACCATTGCCGAGCGCACCGGGTTCGCCAAGCACGACATCGCGGTGGTTCTCGGTTCCGGATGGCGTCCGGCGGCGGACGTGATCGGCGAGCCGGAGGCGGAGATTCCGCTCGGCGACCTGCCCGGTTTCGAGACCCCGACCGCGGTGGGCCACGGCGGCACCGTCCGCTCGGTGGACGTGGATGGCAAGCGCGCGCTCGTCCTCCTCGGCCGCACCCACCTGTACGAGGGCAAGGGCGTCGGCCGGGTCGTGCACAACGTGCGTACCGCCGCGGCCGCCGGAGTGAAGTCGGTTCTGCTGACCAACGCCGCGGGCGGCCTGCGTGAGGACTACCAGGTCGGCCAGCCGGTGCTGATCTGCGACCACCTCAACATGACCTCGACCTCGCCGATCACCGGCGCGAACTTCGTCGACCTGGTCGACCTGTACTCGCACCGCCTGCGGGACCTGGCGCGCGAGGTCGACCCCGGCCTGACCGAGGGCGTGTACGCCGGCCTGCCCGGCCCGCACTTCGAGACCCCCGCCGAAATCCGCATGCTGCGCACGCTCGGCGCGGACCTGGTCGGCATGTCGACCGTGCTGGAGGCCATCGCGGCCCGTGCCGCCGGGGTGGAGGTGTTCGGCCTGTCCCTGGTCACGAACCTGGCCGCGGGCATGACCGGCGAACCGCTGAGCCACCAGGAGGTTCTGGAGGCGGGCCGAGCATCGGCCGAGAAGATGGGCACCCTGCTGCGTGAGCTCGTGACCCGCGCATGA